In Mycobacterium gallinarum, a single window of DNA contains:
- a CDS encoding ABC transporter ATP-binding protein has translation MIGNLIRLVPAGYRGALTGYAVLSLVSVILRATSALLLVPLLAALFSSAPADALPWLGALTAATVGGWIVEMIQARIGYRIGFALANDTQHRMADRLTDVPLGWFTTDNTAMARQAIAASAPDLVSFVANLLTPFLGALLLPAAIALGLFFVSWQLGVAAAIALPLMLGALVASQRIVRAADAADGRAHSALTERILEFARTQQALRASRRATAARSQTGEAVATARGAAMRLLLFQIPGQLMFSVASQLALIVLAGMITTLAVRGQIGAPEAVALLIVTVRFLEPFNALADLSGAVENSRGVLNRLRSIIDAPRAAVGGGVAATANRAPRIEFRDVAFRYDGAADAGDVLAELNFVLEPGTTTAIVGPSGSGKSTILSLIAGLHAPTHGQILVDGVDIDELDAATRRALVSMVFQHPYLFDGPIKDNVRAGHPDARDDDLRNAMALARVDEIVSRLPDGESSRVGEAGAALSGGERQRVSIARALVKPAGVLLIDEATSALDTVNETAVTDAIRDDPRGRTRVIVAHRPGAIRNADNVLFVDSGRIVEQGAIDELTGRGGRFAEFWRRQQQSAGWRIAADA, from the coding sequence ATGATCGGCAATTTGATCCGGCTGGTCCCCGCCGGGTACCGCGGCGCACTCACGGGTTACGCAGTGTTGAGCCTTGTTTCGGTGATCCTGCGCGCCACCAGCGCGCTGCTGCTGGTACCGCTGCTGGCCGCCCTGTTCAGCTCGGCACCCGCCGATGCCCTGCCGTGGCTGGGCGCGCTCACCGCGGCCACCGTCGGCGGCTGGATCGTCGAGATGATCCAGGCGCGCATCGGCTATCGCATCGGTTTCGCGTTGGCGAACGACACTCAGCACCGGATGGCCGACCGGCTCACCGACGTCCCGCTCGGATGGTTCACCACCGACAACACCGCGATGGCGCGTCAGGCCATCGCCGCCAGTGCACCGGATCTGGTGTCCTTCGTCGCTAACCTGCTCACACCGTTCCTCGGCGCGCTACTGCTGCCCGCGGCGATCGCACTCGGGTTGTTCTTCGTCTCATGGCAGTTGGGCGTGGCCGCGGCCATCGCGTTGCCCCTGATGCTGGGTGCGCTGGTGGCCAGCCAGCGGATAGTGCGGGCAGCTGACGCCGCCGACGGTCGCGCACACAGCGCGCTCACCGAACGCATCCTCGAATTCGCCAGGACGCAGCAGGCGCTGCGGGCCAGCCGGCGGGCGACGGCAGCGCGCAGCCAGACCGGCGAGGCGGTGGCGACCGCACGAGGTGCCGCGATGAGGCTGCTGCTGTTCCAGATTCCCGGGCAGCTGATGTTCAGCGTGGCAAGCCAACTCGCGCTGATCGTGCTGGCGGGCATGATCACGACCCTGGCGGTGCGAGGTCAGATCGGCGCCCCGGAGGCCGTCGCGCTGCTGATCGTCACGGTGCGGTTCCTCGAACCTTTCAACGCGCTCGCCGACCTGTCCGGAGCCGTCGAGAACTCACGCGGCGTGCTCAACCGGCTGCGCAGCATCATCGACGCCCCCCGCGCGGCGGTCGGCGGCGGCGTTGCCGCCACCGCAAACCGCGCGCCGCGAATCGAGTTCCGCGACGTGGCTTTCCGCTACGACGGTGCCGCAGACGCCGGTGACGTGCTCGCCGAGCTCAACTTCGTGCTCGAACCCGGAACGACGACCGCGATCGTGGGCCCATCGGGTTCGGGTAAGAGCACGATCCTCTCGCTCATCGCGGGATTGCATGCTCCCACCCACGGCCAGATCCTCGTCGATGGCGTCGATATCGACGAACTCGATGCGGCCACGCGGCGGGCGCTGGTGAGCATGGTGTTCCAGCATCCTTATCTGTTCGACGGCCCGATCAAGGACAATGTCCGTGCCGGACACCCCGACGCCCGCGACGACGATCTCCGAAACGCCATGGCGCTGGCCCGCGTCGACGAAATAGTCTCGCGCCTGCCTGACGGCGAGTCCAGCCGGGTGGGTGAGGCGGGAGCGGCGCTGTCCGGAGGTGAACGTCAGCGGGTCAGCATTGCACGAGCCCTCGTGAAACCGGCTGGAGTCCTACTGATCGACGAAGCGACCAGCGCGCTGGACACCGTGAACGAGACGGCCGTCACCGACGCGATCAGAGACGATCCACGCGGCCGCACCCGCGTCATCGTCGCGCACCGGCCGGGAGCGATCCGCAACGCCGACAATGTGCTGTTCGTCGACTCCGGGCGAATCGTGGAACAGGGCGCCATCGATGAGCTGACCGGACGCGGCGGACGATTCGCCGAGTTCTGGCGCCGGCAACAGCAGAGCGCCGGCTGGCGCATCGCGGCCGACGCCTAG
- the mbtG gene encoding NADPH-dependent L-lysine N(6)-monooxygenase MbtG produces the protein MRPTLAVVGAGAKAIAVAAKAAELNDMGVDVPKVVAVERTGVAANWQAEGGWTDGQHRLGTSPEKDVGFPYRSSSPALRAGAQAPGRNAELDERMTRHSWQAYLIATGQFAEWVDRGRPAPTHRKWSQYLRWVAGNCRMNIVSGEVTGISVDSTAATPRWALHTSEKAVLADGVMITGPGQPERSILPGNPRVLSIAQFWHRAAGNELITAERVAVIGGGETAASILNELFRHRVSTITVISPGVTLFTRGEGFFENKLFSDPTGWTSLTLNERRDALARTDRGVFSARVQDALLSDDRIRHLRGRVAHAVARDSRIRLTLSTNRGSENFETVHGFDLVIDGSGADALWFLPLLGQDALDLLELSLGGPMTGDALQEFIGDDLAVAGVTPKLFLPGLSGLTQGPGFPNLSCLGLLSDRILGSDYATERGPSERPSRTVTDNALERSESVG, from the coding sequence ATGAGGCCTACCCTCGCCGTCGTCGGCGCAGGAGCCAAGGCCATTGCCGTCGCCGCCAAAGCGGCCGAGCTGAACGACATGGGCGTCGACGTGCCCAAAGTCGTTGCGGTGGAACGCACGGGCGTTGCCGCCAACTGGCAGGCCGAGGGCGGCTGGACCGACGGCCAGCACCGGTTGGGTACCAGCCCCGAGAAGGATGTCGGCTTCCCGTACCGCTCGTCGTCCCCTGCCCTGCGGGCGGGGGCCCAGGCGCCGGGCCGCAACGCCGAACTCGACGAACGCATGACGCGGCACAGCTGGCAGGCATACCTGATCGCGACCGGCCAGTTCGCCGAATGGGTAGACCGCGGCAGGCCCGCTCCCACACATCGCAAGTGGAGTCAGTACCTGCGCTGGGTCGCGGGCAACTGTCGGATGAACATCGTCTCCGGTGAGGTCACCGGGATCTCCGTCGACAGCACCGCCGCCACACCCCGCTGGGCACTGCACACGTCCGAGAAGGCGGTGCTCGCGGACGGCGTGATGATCACCGGTCCCGGCCAGCCCGAGCGGTCCATTCTGCCCGGCAACCCGCGGGTGCTCTCGATCGCGCAGTTCTGGCACCGGGCCGCGGGCAACGAGCTGATCACCGCGGAGCGGGTCGCGGTGATCGGGGGAGGCGAGACCGCCGCATCGATTCTCAATGAGCTGTTTCGGCACCGGGTTTCGACGATCACCGTCATCTCGCCCGGAGTCACCCTGTTCACCCGCGGCGAGGGATTCTTCGAGAACAAGCTGTTCTCCGACCCCACCGGCTGGACCAGCCTCACACTGAACGAGCGCCGCGACGCGCTGGCACGTACCGACCGCGGCGTGTTCTCCGCGCGGGTGCAGGATGCGTTGCTGTCCGACGACCGAATTCGCCACCTTCGCGGCCGCGTCGCGCACGCGGTGGCACGGGACAGCCGAATCCGCCTGACGCTCAGCACGAATCGGGGAAGTGAGAATTTCGAGACCGTGCACGGATTCGATCTCGTGATCGACGGTTCGGGCGCCGACGCGCTGTGGTTCCTGCCGCTGCTGGGCCAGGATGCGCTGGATCTGCTCGAACTGAGCCTCGGCGGCCCGATGACCGGTGACGCGCTCCAGGAGTTCATCGGCGACGACCTGGCCGTCGCCGGCGTCACGCCAAAACTGTTCCTGCCCGGACTGTCCGGGCTCACCCAGGGGCCGGGTTTTCCCAACCTGTCCTGCCTCGGACTGCTGTCGGACCGGATACTCGGTTCCGATTACGCCACGGAGCGAGGCCCGTCCGAGCGACCATCAAGGACTGTGACGGACAACGCACTGGAGAGAAGCGAATCCGTGGGCTGA